The DNA region ATGGAGGGCTGCTTTCTCGACAAGCTAAAGGCCCAGCCTTTGTGGGTCCTCGTGCTGTTCGGGTTAGGATCCATCTCCGTGCTGCGCCTCTCCCTCGCTTTCCTCAACTGGGTCTATGTCAACTTCCTTAGGCCCGGGAAGAACCTCAAGAAATACGGGTCGTGGGCGGTCGTCACCGGCCCCACCGACGGAATCGGGAAGGGCTTCGCCTTCCAGTTGGCCCGGAAGGGGCTCAATTTGGTCCTCGTCGGCCGGAGCGTCGAGAAACTGAGGGACGTGTCCGATGCGATTCGGGCCAAGTACGGGAACACTCAGATCAAGACCGTGGTGGTCGACTTCTCGGGAGATCTCGACGACGGGGTCTCGAGGATTCAGGAAGTCCTCGAGGGGTTGGACGTCGGGGTTCTTATCAACAATGTGGGTATCTCCTATCCGTATGCGAGGTTCTTCCATGAGCTCGACGAAGAGCTGCTTCAGAACTTGGTCAAGGTCAATATCGAGGGGACCACTAAGGTCACTAAGGTGGTTCTCGAAGTGATgctgaagaggaagaagggggCTATTGTTAACATCGGCTCCGGGGCCGCCATTGTTATTCCCTCGGATCCGCTCTATGCTGTTTATGCAGCCACAAAAGCGTAAGTTGGAGTTGCTAAGTTTGCTTTCGTGCTTCGAGTTATCAGTTGAAGTTTTGTTACTTTAAAGATGTGAACTTTTTCGGGTTCTTCAACTAGGATTGTTTTGTATCTTTAGCTAATATGGGGCCTTGCTTCTTTGTGCGTTTGATCATATTCAGGTATATTGATCAGTTCTCGAGGTGCCTCTATGTCGAGTACAAGAGGAGCGGAATCGATGTGCAGTGCCAGGTAAATGTCTTGTCCTCTGAGAAATCGTTCCCTTGTTTCTTCTTGCCTCTCTGTTGGATTTTGATGAAGTCTCTTCATTATATTGTTTGCGATTAGCTTGTCAAGTTTTAGAGAAGCTTGGTCGGATTGAGTAGCACAGTTGTTTGTACAGAGATGAAACCGAGAT from Punica granatum isolate Tunisia-2019 chromosome 3, ASM765513v2, whole genome shotgun sequence includes:
- the LOC116200665 gene encoding very-long-chain 3-oxoacyl-CoA reductase 1, with product MEGCFLDKLKAQPLWVLVLFGLGSISVLRLSLAFLNWVYVNFLRPGKNLKKYGSWAVVTGPTDGIGKGFAFQLARKGLNLVLVGRSVEKLRDVSDAIRAKYGNTQIKTVVVDFSGDLDDGVSRIQEVLEGLDVGVLINNVGISYPYARFFHELDEELLQNLVKVNIEGTTKVTKVVLEVMLKRKKGAIVNIGSGAAIVIPSDPLYAVYAATKAYIDQFSRCLYVEYKRSGIDVQCQVPLYVATKMASIRRSSFFVPSAEGYARAALRWIGYEPRCTPYWPHTLLWALASSLPESLVDSWRLGYCLKIRKRGQLKDSRKKE